From one Nematostella vectensis chromosome 7, jaNemVect1.1, whole genome shotgun sequence genomic stretch:
- the LOC5510731 gene encoding ephrin type-A receptor 4 isoform X1 — MKVWVYLVVDLLVFLCSSHAERVPLANFMNGKPWRERWTSSGSSSWYLSRSELGACDTSSSSQPNGWVKSDVINTGPATRIELTATFDARDCSSFSGGSYCRHDFDVYAHQSETLYWGPVPDPNSSPSGTFSNIGTLNATKLWTSLENKIQNVQTLSLILQNSKPYVYLALHYKGGCLAVQSILVEYFRCADMTLPSTLVQLGPTVAPANNSINVSGVCAPNSKQVSGAGDLHGYCQSDGEWSSGLFSGECQCEAGHQNTTTGGGGAECQACQVGTYKAVHGYFACASCPDNSVATEIGSKSCTCVSGFYRKANESISSACTGPPSPPTSLYKPFLNSSAIILSWSAPNNTGGRTDVYYLIECFKCDGDGSVCVEACGGTVAQHGTSARVSGLSAFTYYMFRVFARNGVSDQAERGGQEAEFAKLVIQTNDAVPGKPEITAVEKVDLTHVRVIWKLLRPNGIITSYELEYHVTGKSANEKALTINATRATVDVDRDKGYQFRVRAQTRLGYGPFSDAVGLQAGQTGSSSSSPLVITTSVLGTVLVLAILLVAAVCLYRVRRDRRAPRGIKATVQFTARPECQEEYEDMGETNPGLDAIYSCVGEDEAWEVPPQNLSVINRLGSGNFGHVDKAMAIGIPGFPGQVTVAVKTFKATAQEKDKIDFLTELNLMKSLRPHPHVVCLIGCCTRQADHLAIILEYLPYGDLLGYLRRSRGHEDWYCSGDLRPPSRLVSKDLVKFAWMIADGMAFLAANKCVHRDLAARNVLVGEHNTCKISDLGLARDVSQDIYTRTSSAPLPFKWMPPESLLYGQSSSASDVWSYGIVLWEIFTIGDSPYPGVKSKGIPRMLREGYRMPKPPHVGDALYSVMLRCWQEDPDERPTFDELRDNMQALQRDEKDYINLDLYQDDMYVNFDAA, encoded by the exons ATGAAGGTGTGGGTCTATCTGGTTGTTGATCTACTCGTCTTTCTCTGCTCTTCACACGCCGAAAGAG TTCCTTTAGCGAATTTCATGAATGGGAAACCGTGGAGGGAGCGATGGACAAGCAGTGGAAGCAGT TCCTGGTATTTGAGTAGATCCGAGCTTGGTGCTTGTGACACTTCTTCTTCGTCGCAACCGAACGGGTGGGTgaaaagtgacgtcatcaacacTGGACCCGCCACTAGAATCGAGCTCACGGCAACATTCGATGCCAGGGACTGCTCCTCGTTTTCTGGTGGATCGTACTGTAGACATGACTTTGACGTCTACGCGCATCAGTCTGAGACTCTGTACTGGGGACCAGTCCCTGACCCGAACAGCAGCCCATCGGGGACATTCAGTAACATAGGGACGCTGAACGCGACGAAACTTTGGACTAGTCTTGAGAATAAGATACAAAATGTACAGACATTATCACTTATTCTACAAAACAGCAAACCGTACGTCTATCTTGCCCTTCATTACAAAGGCGGATGTCTTGCGGTGCAGAGCATTTTAGTAGAATATTTTCGATGTGCGGATATGACGCTACCAAGCACACTGGTACAACTAGGGCCGACTGTAGCACCTGCTAACAATTCTATAAATGTTAGTGGAGTATGCGCACCAAACTCCAAGCAAGTGTCAGGGGCGGGGGATCTCCATGGTTACTGTCAATCAGACGGGGAGTGGAGTTCGGGACTGTTCAGCGGGGAGTGTCAATGTGAGGCAGGACATCAAAACACAACCACAGGCGGAGGCGGGGCTGAGTGCCAag CATGTCAAGTTGGAACTTACAAAGCTGTCCATGGCTATTTTGCCTGCGCAAGTTGCCCTGACAACAGTGTTGCTACGGAAATTGGAAGTAAAAGCTGTACTTGTGTCAGCGGTTTCTACAGGAAGGCGAACGAGTCCATCAGCTCCGCGTGTACAG GCCCACCATCACCCCCAACAAGTTTATATAAGCCTTTCCTGAACAGCTCTGCAATAATCCTATCCTGGTCAGCCCCCAATAACACGGGCGGTCGGACTGACGTGTACTACTTGATAGAGTGCTTCAAATGTGACGGTGATGGCTCCGTCTGTGTGGAGGCCTGTGGAGGCACAGTTGCACAGCACGGGACGTCGGCGCGGGTCAGCGGTCTGTCTGCCTTCACGTACTATATGTTCAGAGTGTTTGCGCGTAACGGAGTCAGTGATCAAGCCGAGAGGGGAGGTCAAGAGGCCGAGTTTGCCAAGCTGGTCATACAAACAAATGACGCGG TCCCAGGCAAGCCTGAGATCACCGCGGTAGAGAAAGTGGACTTGACCCATGTCAGGGTCATTTGGAAGCTTTTGAGGCCCAATGGTATCATTACATCTTACGAGCTCGAGTACCACGTGACTGGGAAGTCGGCCAATGAAAAGGCATTGACGATAAACGCTACAAGAGCGACGGTGGATGTAGACCGCGATAAAGGCTACCAGTTCAGG GTGCGCGCTCAGACAAGGCTGGGATATGGACCCTTCAGTGACGCCGTGGGCTTACAAG CCGGCCAGACCGGTAGCTCGAGCAGTAGTCCGCTTGTGATCACCACATCAGTCCTGGGGACGGTGCTAGTCCTGGCTATCCTACTGGTGGCAGCGGTGTGTCTGTATCGAGTCAGGAGGGACAGACGCGCTCCTCGGGGAATCAAGGCCACTGTACAGTTTACCGCGAGACCTGAATGT CAAGAGGAATACGAAGACATGGGAGAAACGAACCCCGGACTTGATGCTATCTACTCGTGCGTCGGGGAAGACGAAGCTTGGGAGGTCCCGCCCCAGAACCTGTCAGTTATCAACCGACTGGGCAGCGGTAACTTTGGTCACGTGGACAAAGCGATGGCTATTGGGATCCCGGGGTTTCCAGGCCAGGTTACGGTTGCCGTTAAAACTTTTAAAG CTACTGCTCAAGAGAAGGACAAAATAGACTTCCTGACGGAGCTGAACTTGATGAAATCCCTCAGGCCACATCCACACGTTGTATGTCTTATTGGCTGCTGCACCCGACAAGCAG ATCACTTGGCGATCATTCTTGAATACCTGCCGTATGGAGACTTGTTGGGCTACCTGAGGCGGTCACGCGGTCATGAGGACTGGTACTGCTCGGGTGATCTCCGCCCCCCGTCGCGGCTCGTCTCGAAGGACTTGGTCAAGTTCGCGTGGATGATAGCAGACGGCATGGCCTTTCTTGCCGCAAACAAG TGTGTCCACCGCGATCTCGCCGCCCGTAACGTACTCGTAGGGGAGCACAACACGTGTAAGATCTCGGACCTCGGGCTCGCGAGAGACGTCAGCCAAGATATTTACACGCGGACGTCTTCG GCGCCGCTTCCCTTCAAATGGATGCCGCCCGAGTCGCTGTTGTACGGACAATCGAGCAGCGCTAGCGATGT ATGGTCTTATGGGATAGTTCTTTGGGAGATTTTCACAATTG GTGACTCTCCTTACCCTGGAGTAAAGAGTAAAGGCATTCCGCGCATGCTCCGTGAAGGATACCGCATGCCAAAACCACCGCACGTCGGGGATGCATT GTACTCTGTGATGCTTCGCTGTTGGCAGGAAGACCCCGATGAGCGGCCCACATTTGACGAGCTTCGCGATAACATGCAGGCATTACAGCGAGACGAAAAG gaCTACATCAATCTTGACTTGTATCAAGACGACATGTATGTCAACTTTGACGCAGCGTGA
- the LOC5510731 gene encoding ephrin type-A receptor 4 isoform X2 has translation MKVWVYLVVDLLVFLCSSHAERVPLANFMNGKPWRERWTSSGSSSWYLSRSELGACDTSSSSQPNGWVKSDVINTGPATRIELTATFDARDCSSFSGGSYCRHDFDVYAHQSETLYWGPVPDPNSSPSGTFSNIGTLNATKLWTSLENKIQNVQTLSLILQNSKPYVYLALHYKGGCLAVQSILVEYFRCADMTLPSTLVQLGPTVAPANNSINVSGVCAPNSKQVSGAGDLHGYCQSDGEWSSGLFSGECQCEAGHQNTTTGGGGAECQACQVGTYKAVHGYFACASCPDNSVATEIGSKSCTCVSGFYRKANESISSACTGPPSPPTSLYKPFLNSSAIILSWSAPNNTGGRTDVYYLIECFKCDGDGSVCVEACGGTVAQHGTSARVSGLSAFTYYMFRVFARNGVSDQAERGGQEAEFAKLVIQTNDAVPGKPEITAVEKVDLTHVRVIWKLLRPNGIITSYELEYHVTGKSANEKALTINATRATVDVDRDKGYQFRVRAQTRLGYGPFSDAVGLQAGQTGSSSSSPLVITTSVLGTVLVLAILLVAAVCLYRVRRDRRAPRGIKATVQFTARPECQEEYEDMGETNPGLDAIYSCVGEDEAWEVPPQNLSVINRLGSGNFGHVDKAMAIGIPGFPGQVTVAVKTFKATAQEKDKIDFLTELNLMKSLRPHPHVVCLIGCCTRQADHLAIILEYLPYGDLLGYLRRSRGHEDWYCSGDLRPPSRLVSKDLVKFAWMIADGMAFLAANKCVHRDLAARNVLVGEHNTCKISDLGLARDVSQDIYTRTSSAPLPFKWMPPESLLYGQSSSASDVWSYGIVLWEIFTIGDSPYPGVKSKGIPRMLREGYRMPKPPHVGDALYSVMLRCWQEDPDERPTFDELRDNMQALQRDEKDYINLDLYKDDMYVNFDAA, from the exons ATGAAGGTGTGGGTCTATCTGGTTGTTGATCTACTCGTCTTTCTCTGCTCTTCACACGCCGAAAGAG TTCCTTTAGCGAATTTCATGAATGGGAAACCGTGGAGGGAGCGATGGACAAGCAGTGGAAGCAGT TCCTGGTATTTGAGTAGATCCGAGCTTGGTGCTTGTGACACTTCTTCTTCGTCGCAACCGAACGGGTGGGTgaaaagtgacgtcatcaacacTGGACCCGCCACTAGAATCGAGCTCACGGCAACATTCGATGCCAGGGACTGCTCCTCGTTTTCTGGTGGATCGTACTGTAGACATGACTTTGACGTCTACGCGCATCAGTCTGAGACTCTGTACTGGGGACCAGTCCCTGACCCGAACAGCAGCCCATCGGGGACATTCAGTAACATAGGGACGCTGAACGCGACGAAACTTTGGACTAGTCTTGAGAATAAGATACAAAATGTACAGACATTATCACTTATTCTACAAAACAGCAAACCGTACGTCTATCTTGCCCTTCATTACAAAGGCGGATGTCTTGCGGTGCAGAGCATTTTAGTAGAATATTTTCGATGTGCGGATATGACGCTACCAAGCACACTGGTACAACTAGGGCCGACTGTAGCACCTGCTAACAATTCTATAAATGTTAGTGGAGTATGCGCACCAAACTCCAAGCAAGTGTCAGGGGCGGGGGATCTCCATGGTTACTGTCAATCAGACGGGGAGTGGAGTTCGGGACTGTTCAGCGGGGAGTGTCAATGTGAGGCAGGACATCAAAACACAACCACAGGCGGAGGCGGGGCTGAGTGCCAag CATGTCAAGTTGGAACTTACAAAGCTGTCCATGGCTATTTTGCCTGCGCAAGTTGCCCTGACAACAGTGTTGCTACGGAAATTGGAAGTAAAAGCTGTACTTGTGTCAGCGGTTTCTACAGGAAGGCGAACGAGTCCATCAGCTCCGCGTGTACAG GCCCACCATCACCCCCAACAAGTTTATATAAGCCTTTCCTGAACAGCTCTGCAATAATCCTATCCTGGTCAGCCCCCAATAACACGGGCGGTCGGACTGACGTGTACTACTTGATAGAGTGCTTCAAATGTGACGGTGATGGCTCCGTCTGTGTGGAGGCCTGTGGAGGCACAGTTGCACAGCACGGGACGTCGGCGCGGGTCAGCGGTCTGTCTGCCTTCACGTACTATATGTTCAGAGTGTTTGCGCGTAACGGAGTCAGTGATCAAGCCGAGAGGGGAGGTCAAGAGGCCGAGTTTGCCAAGCTGGTCATACAAACAAATGACGCGG TCCCAGGCAAGCCTGAGATCACCGCGGTAGAGAAAGTGGACTTGACCCATGTCAGGGTCATTTGGAAGCTTTTGAGGCCCAATGGTATCATTACATCTTACGAGCTCGAGTACCACGTGACTGGGAAGTCGGCCAATGAAAAGGCATTGACGATAAACGCTACAAGAGCGACGGTGGATGTAGACCGCGATAAAGGCTACCAGTTCAGG GTGCGCGCTCAGACAAGGCTGGGATATGGACCCTTCAGTGACGCCGTGGGCTTACAAG CCGGCCAGACCGGTAGCTCGAGCAGTAGTCCGCTTGTGATCACCACATCAGTCCTGGGGACGGTGCTAGTCCTGGCTATCCTACTGGTGGCAGCGGTGTGTCTGTATCGAGTCAGGAGGGACAGACGCGCTCCTCGGGGAATCAAGGCCACTGTACAGTTTACCGCGAGACCTGAATGT CAAGAGGAATACGAAGACATGGGAGAAACGAACCCCGGACTTGATGCTATCTACTCGTGCGTCGGGGAAGACGAAGCTTGGGAGGTCCCGCCCCAGAACCTGTCAGTTATCAACCGACTGGGCAGCGGTAACTTTGGTCACGTGGACAAAGCGATGGCTATTGGGATCCCGGGGTTTCCAGGCCAGGTTACGGTTGCCGTTAAAACTTTTAAAG CTACTGCTCAAGAGAAGGACAAAATAGACTTCCTGACGGAGCTGAACTTGATGAAATCCCTCAGGCCACATCCACACGTTGTATGTCTTATTGGCTGCTGCACCCGACAAGCAG ATCACTTGGCGATCATTCTTGAATACCTGCCGTATGGAGACTTGTTGGGCTACCTGAGGCGGTCACGCGGTCATGAGGACTGGTACTGCTCGGGTGATCTCCGCCCCCCGTCGCGGCTCGTCTCGAAGGACTTGGTCAAGTTCGCGTGGATGATAGCAGACGGCATGGCCTTTCTTGCCGCAAACAAG TGTGTCCACCGCGATCTCGCCGCCCGTAACGTACTCGTAGGGGAGCACAACACGTGTAAGATCTCGGACCTCGGGCTCGCGAGAGACGTCAGCCAAGATATTTACACGCGGACGTCTTCG GCGCCGCTTCCCTTCAAATGGATGCCGCCCGAGTCGCTGTTGTACGGACAATCGAGCAGCGCTAGCGATGT ATGGTCTTATGGGATAGTTCTTTGGGAGATTTTCACAATTG GTGACTCTCCTTACCCTGGAGTAAAGAGTAAAGGCATTCCGCGCATGCTCCGTGAAGGATACCGCATGCCAAAACCACCGCACGTCGGGGATGCATT GTACTCTGTGATGCTTCGCTGTTGGCAGGAAGACCCCGATGAGCGGCCCACATTTGACGAGCTTCGCGATAACATGCAGGCATTACAGCGAGACGAAAAG
- the LOC5510731 gene encoding ephrin type-A receptor 4 isoform X3 gives MKVWVYLVVDLLVFLCSSHAERVPLANFMNGKPWRERWTSSGSSSWYLSRSELGACDTSSSSQPNGWVKSDVINTGPATRIELTATFDARDCSSFSGGSYCRHDFDVYAHQSETLYWGPVPDPNSSPSGTFSNIGTLNATKLWTSLENKIQNVQTLSLILQNSKPYVYLALHYKGGCLAVQSILVEYFRCADMTLPSTLVQLGPTVAPANNSINVSGVCAPNSKQVSGAGDLHGYCQSDGEWSSGLFSGECQCEAGHQNTTTGGGGAECQACQVGTYKAVHGYFACASCPDNSVATEIGSKSCTCVSGFYRKANESISSACTGPPSPPTSLYKPFLNSSAIILSWSAPNNTGGRTDVYYLIECFKCDGDGSVCVEACGGTVAQHGTSARVSGLSAFTYYMFRVFARNGVSDQAERGGQEAEFAKLVIQTNDAVPGKPEITAVEKVDLTHVRVIWKLLRPNGIITSYELEYHVTGKSANEKALTINATRATVDVDRDKGYQFRVRAQTRLGYGPFSDAVGLQAGQTGSSSSSPLVITTSVLGTVLVLAILLVAAVCLYRVRRDRRAPRGIKATVQFTARPECQEEYEDMGETNPGLDAIYSCVGEDEAWEVPPQNLSVINRLGSGNFGHVDKAMAIGIPGFPGQVTVAVKTFKATAQEKDKIDFLTELNLMKSLRPHPHVVCLIGCCTRQADHLAIILEYLPYGDLLGYLRRSRGHEDWYCSGDLRPPSRLVSKDLVKFAWMIADGMAFLAANKCVHRDLAARNVLVGEHNTCKISDLGLARDVSQDIYTRTSSAPLPFKWMPPESLLYGQSSSASDVWSYGIVLWEIFTIGDSPYPGVKSKGIPRMLREGYRMPKPPHVGDALYSVMLRITCRRYSKTRRTTSILTCIKTTCMSTLTQRDVRMLL, from the exons ATGAAGGTGTGGGTCTATCTGGTTGTTGATCTACTCGTCTTTCTCTGCTCTTCACACGCCGAAAGAG TTCCTTTAGCGAATTTCATGAATGGGAAACCGTGGAGGGAGCGATGGACAAGCAGTGGAAGCAGT TCCTGGTATTTGAGTAGATCCGAGCTTGGTGCTTGTGACACTTCTTCTTCGTCGCAACCGAACGGGTGGGTgaaaagtgacgtcatcaacacTGGACCCGCCACTAGAATCGAGCTCACGGCAACATTCGATGCCAGGGACTGCTCCTCGTTTTCTGGTGGATCGTACTGTAGACATGACTTTGACGTCTACGCGCATCAGTCTGAGACTCTGTACTGGGGACCAGTCCCTGACCCGAACAGCAGCCCATCGGGGACATTCAGTAACATAGGGACGCTGAACGCGACGAAACTTTGGACTAGTCTTGAGAATAAGATACAAAATGTACAGACATTATCACTTATTCTACAAAACAGCAAACCGTACGTCTATCTTGCCCTTCATTACAAAGGCGGATGTCTTGCGGTGCAGAGCATTTTAGTAGAATATTTTCGATGTGCGGATATGACGCTACCAAGCACACTGGTACAACTAGGGCCGACTGTAGCACCTGCTAACAATTCTATAAATGTTAGTGGAGTATGCGCACCAAACTCCAAGCAAGTGTCAGGGGCGGGGGATCTCCATGGTTACTGTCAATCAGACGGGGAGTGGAGTTCGGGACTGTTCAGCGGGGAGTGTCAATGTGAGGCAGGACATCAAAACACAACCACAGGCGGAGGCGGGGCTGAGTGCCAag CATGTCAAGTTGGAACTTACAAAGCTGTCCATGGCTATTTTGCCTGCGCAAGTTGCCCTGACAACAGTGTTGCTACGGAAATTGGAAGTAAAAGCTGTACTTGTGTCAGCGGTTTCTACAGGAAGGCGAACGAGTCCATCAGCTCCGCGTGTACAG GCCCACCATCACCCCCAACAAGTTTATATAAGCCTTTCCTGAACAGCTCTGCAATAATCCTATCCTGGTCAGCCCCCAATAACACGGGCGGTCGGACTGACGTGTACTACTTGATAGAGTGCTTCAAATGTGACGGTGATGGCTCCGTCTGTGTGGAGGCCTGTGGAGGCACAGTTGCACAGCACGGGACGTCGGCGCGGGTCAGCGGTCTGTCTGCCTTCACGTACTATATGTTCAGAGTGTTTGCGCGTAACGGAGTCAGTGATCAAGCCGAGAGGGGAGGTCAAGAGGCCGAGTTTGCCAAGCTGGTCATACAAACAAATGACGCGG TCCCAGGCAAGCCTGAGATCACCGCGGTAGAGAAAGTGGACTTGACCCATGTCAGGGTCATTTGGAAGCTTTTGAGGCCCAATGGTATCATTACATCTTACGAGCTCGAGTACCACGTGACTGGGAAGTCGGCCAATGAAAAGGCATTGACGATAAACGCTACAAGAGCGACGGTGGATGTAGACCGCGATAAAGGCTACCAGTTCAGG GTGCGCGCTCAGACAAGGCTGGGATATGGACCCTTCAGTGACGCCGTGGGCTTACAAG CCGGCCAGACCGGTAGCTCGAGCAGTAGTCCGCTTGTGATCACCACATCAGTCCTGGGGACGGTGCTAGTCCTGGCTATCCTACTGGTGGCAGCGGTGTGTCTGTATCGAGTCAGGAGGGACAGACGCGCTCCTCGGGGAATCAAGGCCACTGTACAGTTTACCGCGAGACCTGAATGT CAAGAGGAATACGAAGACATGGGAGAAACGAACCCCGGACTTGATGCTATCTACTCGTGCGTCGGGGAAGACGAAGCTTGGGAGGTCCCGCCCCAGAACCTGTCAGTTATCAACCGACTGGGCAGCGGTAACTTTGGTCACGTGGACAAAGCGATGGCTATTGGGATCCCGGGGTTTCCAGGCCAGGTTACGGTTGCCGTTAAAACTTTTAAAG CTACTGCTCAAGAGAAGGACAAAATAGACTTCCTGACGGAGCTGAACTTGATGAAATCCCTCAGGCCACATCCACACGTTGTATGTCTTATTGGCTGCTGCACCCGACAAGCAG ATCACTTGGCGATCATTCTTGAATACCTGCCGTATGGAGACTTGTTGGGCTACCTGAGGCGGTCACGCGGTCATGAGGACTGGTACTGCTCGGGTGATCTCCGCCCCCCGTCGCGGCTCGTCTCGAAGGACTTGGTCAAGTTCGCGTGGATGATAGCAGACGGCATGGCCTTTCTTGCCGCAAACAAG TGTGTCCACCGCGATCTCGCCGCCCGTAACGTACTCGTAGGGGAGCACAACACGTGTAAGATCTCGGACCTCGGGCTCGCGAGAGACGTCAGCCAAGATATTTACACGCGGACGTCTTCG GCGCCGCTTCCCTTCAAATGGATGCCGCCCGAGTCGCTGTTGTACGGACAATCGAGCAGCGCTAGCGATGT ATGGTCTTATGGGATAGTTCTTTGGGAGATTTTCACAATTG GTGACTCTCCTTACCCTGGAGTAAAGAGTAAAGGCATTCCGCGCATGCTCCGTGAAGGATACCGCATGCCAAAACCACCGCACGTCGGGGATGCATT
- the LOC5510731 gene encoding ephrin type-A receptor 4 isoform X5, translated as MKVWVYLVVDLLVFLCSSHAERVPLANFMNGKPWRERWTSSGSSSWYLSRSELGACDTSSSSQPNGWVKSDVINTGPATRIELTATFDARDCSSFSGGSYCRHDFDVYAHQSETLYWGPVPDPNSSPSGTFSNIGTLNATKLWTSLENKIQNVQTLSLILQNSKPYVYLALHYKGGCLAVQSILVEYFRCADMTLPSTLVQLGPTVAPANNSINVSGVCAPNSKQVSGAGDLHGYCQSDGEWSSGLFSGECQCEAGHQNTTTGGGGAECQACQVGTYKAVHGYFACASCPDNSVATEIGSKSCTCVSGFYRKANESISSACTGPPSPPTSLYKPFLNSSAIILSWSAPNNTGGRTDVYYLIECFKCDGDGSVCVEACGGTVAQHGTSARVSGLSAFTYYMFRVFARNGVSDQAERGGQEAEFAKLVIQTNDAVPGKPEITAVEKVDLTHVRVIWKLLRPNGIITSYELEYHVTGKSANEKALTINATRATVDVDRDKGYQFRVRAQTRLGYGPFSDAVGLQAGQTGSSSSSPLVITTSVLGTVLVLAILLVAAVCLYRVRRDRRAPRGIKATVQFTARPECQEEYEDMGETNPGLDAIYSCVGEDEAWEVPPQNLSVINRLGSGNFGHVDKAMAIGIPGFPGQVTVAVKTFKATAQEKDKIDFLTELNLMKSLRPHPHVVCLIGCCTRQADHLAIILEYLPYGDLLGYLRRSRGHEDWYCSGDLRPPSRLVSKDLVKFAWMIADGMAFLAANKCVHRDLAARNVLVGEHNTCKISDLGLARDVSQDIYTRTSSAPLPFKWMPPESLLYGQSSSASDVWSYGIVLWEIFTIGDSPYPGVGNDYIPRMIREGYRMPKPLHVGDALYSVMLRITCRRYSKTRRTTSILTCIKTTCMSTLTQRDVRMLL; from the exons ATGAAGGTGTGGGTCTATCTGGTTGTTGATCTACTCGTCTTTCTCTGCTCTTCACACGCCGAAAGAG TTCCTTTAGCGAATTTCATGAATGGGAAACCGTGGAGGGAGCGATGGACAAGCAGTGGAAGCAGT TCCTGGTATTTGAGTAGATCCGAGCTTGGTGCTTGTGACACTTCTTCTTCGTCGCAACCGAACGGGTGGGTgaaaagtgacgtcatcaacacTGGACCCGCCACTAGAATCGAGCTCACGGCAACATTCGATGCCAGGGACTGCTCCTCGTTTTCTGGTGGATCGTACTGTAGACATGACTTTGACGTCTACGCGCATCAGTCTGAGACTCTGTACTGGGGACCAGTCCCTGACCCGAACAGCAGCCCATCGGGGACATTCAGTAACATAGGGACGCTGAACGCGACGAAACTTTGGACTAGTCTTGAGAATAAGATACAAAATGTACAGACATTATCACTTATTCTACAAAACAGCAAACCGTACGTCTATCTTGCCCTTCATTACAAAGGCGGATGTCTTGCGGTGCAGAGCATTTTAGTAGAATATTTTCGATGTGCGGATATGACGCTACCAAGCACACTGGTACAACTAGGGCCGACTGTAGCACCTGCTAACAATTCTATAAATGTTAGTGGAGTATGCGCACCAAACTCCAAGCAAGTGTCAGGGGCGGGGGATCTCCATGGTTACTGTCAATCAGACGGGGAGTGGAGTTCGGGACTGTTCAGCGGGGAGTGTCAATGTGAGGCAGGACATCAAAACACAACCACAGGCGGAGGCGGGGCTGAGTGCCAag CATGTCAAGTTGGAACTTACAAAGCTGTCCATGGCTATTTTGCCTGCGCAAGTTGCCCTGACAACAGTGTTGCTACGGAAATTGGAAGTAAAAGCTGTACTTGTGTCAGCGGTTTCTACAGGAAGGCGAACGAGTCCATCAGCTCCGCGTGTACAG GCCCACCATCACCCCCAACAAGTTTATATAAGCCTTTCCTGAACAGCTCTGCAATAATCCTATCCTGGTCAGCCCCCAATAACACGGGCGGTCGGACTGACGTGTACTACTTGATAGAGTGCTTCAAATGTGACGGTGATGGCTCCGTCTGTGTGGAGGCCTGTGGAGGCACAGTTGCACAGCACGGGACGTCGGCGCGGGTCAGCGGTCTGTCTGCCTTCACGTACTATATGTTCAGAGTGTTTGCGCGTAACGGAGTCAGTGATCAAGCCGAGAGGGGAGGTCAAGAGGCCGAGTTTGCCAAGCTGGTCATACAAACAAATGACGCGG TCCCAGGCAAGCCTGAGATCACCGCGGTAGAGAAAGTGGACTTGACCCATGTCAGGGTCATTTGGAAGCTTTTGAGGCCCAATGGTATCATTACATCTTACGAGCTCGAGTACCACGTGACTGGGAAGTCGGCCAATGAAAAGGCATTGACGATAAACGCTACAAGAGCGACGGTGGATGTAGACCGCGATAAAGGCTACCAGTTCAGG GTGCGCGCTCAGACAAGGCTGGGATATGGACCCTTCAGTGACGCCGTGGGCTTACAAG CCGGCCAGACCGGTAGCTCGAGCAGTAGTCCGCTTGTGATCACCACATCAGTCCTGGGGACGGTGCTAGTCCTGGCTATCCTACTGGTGGCAGCGGTGTGTCTGTATCGAGTCAGGAGGGACAGACGCGCTCCTCGGGGAATCAAGGCCACTGTACAGTTTACCGCGAGACCTGAATGT CAAGAGGAATACGAAGACATGGGAGAAACGAACCCCGGACTTGATGCTATCTACTCGTGCGTCGGGGAAGACGAAGCTTGGGAGGTCCCGCCCCAGAACCTGTCAGTTATCAACCGACTGGGCAGCGGTAACTTTGGTCACGTGGACAAAGCGATGGCTATTGGGATCCCGGGGTTTCCAGGCCAGGTTACGGTTGCCGTTAAAACTTTTAAAG CTACTGCTCAAGAGAAGGACAAAATAGACTTCCTGACGGAGCTGAACTTGATGAAATCCCTCAGGCCACATCCACACGTTGTATGTCTTATTGGCTGCTGCACCCGACAAGCAG ATCACTTGGCGATCATTCTTGAATACCTGCCGTATGGAGACTTGTTGGGCTACCTGAGGCGGTCACGCGGTCATGAGGACTGGTACTGCTCGGGTGATCTCCGCCCCCCGTCGCGGCTCGTCTCGAAGGACTTGGTCAAGTTCGCGTGGATGATAGCAGACGGCATGGCCTTTCTTGCCGCAAACAAG TGTGTCCACCGCGATCTCGCCGCCCGTAACGTACTCGTAGGGGAGCACAACACGTGTAAGATCTCGGACCTCGGGCTCGCGAGAGACGTCAGCCAAGATATTTACACGCGGACGTCTTCG GCGCCGCTTCCCTTCAAATGGATGCCGCCCGAGTCGCTGTTGTACGGACAATCGAGCAGCGCTAGCGATGT